A stretch of DNA from Sphingomonas ginkgonis:
CGCTCGGCGCCCGCGACGGCGCAGCGCTGGGCGCGCGGCGCGTCGGCAAGGACCAGCGCCGGGCGGGTCAGGCCGATCGCATGGGCGAGCTCGGCCGACTGCCACCAGCCATTGACGAGCGTGGCGATGGCGCCGGCCTTGATCGCCGCCATGTAGGTGACGATCCAGCTCGGGCAGTTGCGCATCGCGATGGCGACCCGGTCGCCCTTGCGCACCCCGTGGCGGCCGACCAGCGCGCGCGCCAGGCGCGAGCTGATCTCGTGAAGTTCGGCGAAGCTCAGCCGCTCCTCGCCCGCGACCACCGCCTCCACCGCGCCGTTCAACTGGCAGAAGGCGTCGAAGAAGCCGGGCAGCGTGTCGGGAAAGTTGGTGACGATCGGCCGGCCGCGCTCGTCCTCGCCGATAACCAGCCGCCCGCCCGGGCCGGTGACCGCCGCCAGCACCTCGTCGAACCGTTGGTCCAGCGCGCTCGGCATCCTCGCTCCTTTGCCTTTGTTGTGCGTCGTCTTATGAGCGGCCAATCAACCAGGGGGAAGTCCTTGTCGAGCATGCTCATCGCCGCCGCGAACGCCATCGCGTGGACCGACCTCCACCTCGACCCGGTGGCGCTGCAGATCGGGGCGTTCCAGCTCCGCTGGTACAGCCTCGCCTATCTCGCCGGCATCTTCCTCGGCTACTGGTACCTGCTCAAGCTGATCGCCCAGCCGGGCGCGCCGATGGCGCGGCGGCACGCTGACGACCTCGTCTTCTACGCCTCGCTCGGGATCATCTTCGGCGGGCGGCTCGGCTACGTGCTCTTCTACAACCTGCCCTATTATCTCCAGCACCCGGTCGACATCCTGAAGCTGTGGGACGGGGGCATGAGCTTTCATGGCGGCGTCGTCGGGACCAGCCTCGGCATCCTCTATCTCGCCCGCAAGGAGAAGCTGAACTGGCTGCGGCTGCACGACTATGTCGCCTGCTGCGTGCCGTTCGGGCTGTTCTTCGGGCGCCTCGCCAATTTCGTGAACCATGAGCTGTGGGGCGCGCCGACCAACCTGCCGTGGGCGATCCGCTTCCCCGAGACGATCGGGACGATGACCGTACTCGGACCGCCGCGCCACCCGAGCCAGCTCTACGAGGCGGCGATGGAGGGCATCCTCCTGTTCCTCATCCTCGCGGTGATGTTCTGGCGGAGCCAGGCGCGCTACTATCCCGGACGGCTGGTCGGCGCCTTCCTCCTCTTCTACGGCCTGTTCCGCTTCCTCGTCGAGTTCGTCCGCGAGCCGGACAGCCAGCTGGTCGCCTTCGCCCAGGCGACCGGGCTGCACATGGGGCAGTGGCTGTGCGTGCCGATGATCCTCGGCGGCGCCTTCCTGATGGCGACGAGCGGCAAGCGCCGGCAGCGGGTCGAGCCGACCTTCGGCACGGAGAGCGTCGCCTGACCCCGCTCGAAAGCGCCATCGTCGAGCGGATCAAGGCCGAGGGGCCGCTGACCGTCGAGGCCTATATGGAGGCCTGCAACGCTTACTATTACGCGACGCGCGACCCACTGGGCGCGCGCGGCGACTTCACCACCGCGCCGGAGATCAGCCAGATGTTCGGCGAGCTGGTCGGCGCCGCGCTGGCCGACGCTTGGCAGCGCGCGGGCAAGCCCTGGCCGGTCCGCTTCGTCGAGCTCGGCCCGGGCCGCGGGACGCTCGCCGCCGACGCGCTGCGGGTGATGCGCTCGGCCCGGCTCGACCCGCCGATCCACTTCGTCGAGACCAGCCCGACGCTGCGCGCCGCGCAGGCGCTCCAGCATCCCGGCGCGCACTGGCACGACCGGATCGACGAGCTGCCCGACGACGGCCCGCTGCTGCTGGTCGCCAACGAGTTCCTCGACGCGCTGCCGGTGCGCCAGCATGTCGGCGGGCAGGAACGGCGGATCGAGTTCATCGGGGGGCATCTCGCCTTCGATCGCGACGGCGAGATCGTCGAGACCGCGCCGGCGCGCGACGAGGCGGTGGCGGCGATCGCCAGCCGGCTGGTCGCGCAGGGCGGGGCGGCGCTGGTGATCGACTATGGCCATCCGGAAAGCGCTCCGGGCGACACGCTGCAGGCGCTCCACGCGCACCGCTTCGCGCGGGTGCTCGACCGGCCCGGCGAGCAGGACCTGACGGCGCATGTCGACTTCGCCGCAGTGGCCCGGGCCGCGCGTGCCGCCGGGGCCGAGGTGACTCTGCTGGCCGAGCAGG
This window harbors:
- a CDS encoding class I SAM-dependent methyltransferase translates to MAVRADDPRRRLPDGDERQAPAAGRADLRHGERRLTPLESAIVERIKAEGPLTVEAYMEACNAYYYATRDPLGARGDFTTAPEISQMFGELVGAALADAWQRAGKPWPVRFVELGPGRGTLAADALRVMRSARLDPPIHFVETSPTLRAAQALQHPGAHWHDRIDELPDDGPLLLVANEFLDALPVRQHVGGQERRIEFIGGHLAFDRDGEIVETAPARDEAVAAIASRLVAQGGAALVIDYGHPESAPGDTLQALHAHRFARVLDRPGEQDLTAHVDFAAVARAARAAGAEVTLLAEQGPWLERLGIIARAAALAATAPERAGEIEEARARLCRPDRMGSLFKLLAIHAPGWPAPAGLG
- the lgt gene encoding prolipoprotein diacylglyceryl transferase, whose translation is MLIAAANAIAWTDLHLDPVALQIGAFQLRWYSLAYLAGIFLGYWYLLKLIAQPGAPMARRHADDLVFYASLGIIFGGRLGYVLFYNLPYYLQHPVDILKLWDGGMSFHGGVVGTSLGILYLARKEKLNWLRLHDYVACCVPFGLFFGRLANFVNHELWGAPTNLPWAIRFPETIGTMTVLGPPRHPSQLYEAAMEGILLFLILAVMFWRSQARYYPGRLVGAFLLFYGLFRFLVEFVREPDSQLVAFAQATGLHMGQWLCVPMILGGAFLMATSGKRRQRVEPTFGTESVA